The genomic DNA TTTCACCAATTTTCCCAAGAAGATGGATTTGTCAGCTATGCACCGCCTCACAGAGTGGTTAAACACTTTCATACCCCAGCCCCATCACTAAAGTTTTCgtctttatttggttttttcttttccttgtttcTTCCTTAAGACCCAAGTTTGTTTAGTTCTTGTTTTCCAGTACTACATACTGATGTAACGTTTCAGATTTCTATTCATTATATAATACAATTTCAGTTTAGCTCTTCCAATATATTGTCTCGAGATAGAGTCAAGAAGATCAAATAAAGGTTTCAAAATTCTTGTTACTCAAGAATCTCCAATCTGAATATATTTCTTCTAGTGGTTAATGATGTTTCAGTCAAATTCGTGGCATGAGCTTATTTGGGCTAACAACTTCAAAGGTTAAGAAGTTCAAATTTACGGTTGAGCATGTAACAGTAGATTTAAATTACCTATAGgaggaaaaaacagagaaaagctGACTGTATCTGCATAACACAACTCaaaggttgtttttttttctttccaatatCTCGGGATGTTGTTCATATTACAAACATATAATCAAACTTATCAGAGATTCAATAGCAAAAACAGAGCATAACAAAACAAGCATTTTGACGAGTTTCCTTTTAAGGTCTCTCTCTCACTGTGAATACTCTTGAGGATTGAACTTGACTGTTTCACGATATATAAGCTCCTTAATGTTCTCTTCTGACAAAGAAGGTTGCTCAAAATCGAAATTGAACGGCCTTACACACACCGGTTCTTCGTTTATATCATGCAGTGGTGCCAGGTACGGGTGGCACAACGCCTCATCAACTAGACACAGAAACTTGCTTAGTAAAAACccgaaaacagagaagaagcagatatataaatataactcaCCTGTGATGCGTCTGCTTGGATCAAAGACGAGCATTTTCTCCAGCAAATCGACTGCACCAGCTGACATGTTTGGGAATCTAGCAGCAAAGTTCTGTCTCGGGTACTGTGGAAGCTGTCTAACGTACCTTCTTGCGTTGTCACTCCTTAAGAACCCCAAGCTTGAGTCATCAGGCGATCCTATAAGCTGTTTTTTCAAAGATTCATCAACAGATGCAGATGATACCAAGAAGAAACACTAGTAGTGATGCTACGGATGAAACATAGTAACCTAGAGATTACCTCAGTGATGAGTCTAAGCTGATGAACATAATCTTTACCAGGAAACAAGGGCTCTCGTGTCATTGTTTCACCGAGAATACAACCGACAGACCAAATATCGATTGCTGCTGTGTATTCTGAGCAATTAAGAAGCAACTCTGGAGCTCGGTACCAACGTGTAACAACATATTCAGTCATGAAGTCTGTCTCGGATTTGGTCCTTGCAAGCCCGAAATCCCCAAGCTTTAGATCACAGTTTGCATTCAGGAGCAAATTGCTGGGTTTTAGATCTCGATGCAGTACATTAGCTGAATGAACGTACTTGAGCCCACGCAGCAACTGATACAGAAAGAActacaagcaaaaaaaatcgaaactagTTACTAAACACCAACAATCCAAACTtccaaaaaacacaaaccaatgAAAAGGAACAAACATAACAAGCAATACTGACTATAACTGTTATTATTTCCTCAGATGCACTAACATCACAACAGAATATGGATTGCTCTAGCTTCCTGAACCAAGTAAACTTGTAAACTAGTCATCAGGCAAGATAAAAGAGGTAACATGAAGGATGAAGCATACCCGACAATGATCATCAGTCAACGGTTGGTTAGAGCGTATAATCTGGTGGAGATCAGTGTCCATGAGCTCATAAACAATGTAAACATCATTAAAGTTCTCTCTCCGAGGTGGTCTTATTATATCCTTTACAGCAATAACCTGCGCAGTGagtaaaccaatatataaaaagattcacAACACACAATAATAGGTACTATTATTACTTCACTAAAAATAGATACATataaggaaaaacaaacaaacagagatGAAGTGAGTGGCGTACATTTTCATGATCCATATGCTTGAGAAGCttaatctctctcaaagttctttTAGCGTCGATAATGTTATCAAAAGCATTACCAATCTTCTTGATAGCAACCTCTTCTCCAGTCTCTGAGTTTATAGCAGCACTGATCATCAAACATTGAACCAGGTGTTAAAATTAAAGATCATCGACATATACAAAGAAACCCAGAAGAAGTTCACAATTCCACAGTTCAAAATGACAAGTTCCGAAGCACAAATCCACAGAACACTTTCCCAATTAGAGAAACcctattttacaaaattcaaaatcagaaAAGCAATCAAAATTATATTCCCAAATTGAAAAGAAGACTCACCAGACGATTCCATAAGCGCCTCTACCGATCGGGCGAAGAGGAGGAACATATTTTCTAGAAACTTCGAAGAGATTGCCATAGACATTATACTGAACATAGCTACCACCATGAGTGGGCACCCCTTTGCTGCTCTGATCACCTGAACTCCCGAAACAACTCTCCGCCGACATCGGAATCCCCAAAGATAGAACCCAACCCTAGATACACGCCACAGAGATATTGAGGAGGAAGAGATGGGTGGGTGGTGTTGACATTTCTAacaaatcttatgttataaAGTCTCGACCTTTTTTATTCCAACAGTGAAAGGTGGAAAAGGCTCCACTCGGGTGACCCGTGAACCCCCTTAAAccgggttcttcttctttggtttttttctttgtttaaagtgaagtcagtttcaatttggtgTATTTTGCTTTATGGTATT from Camelina sativa cultivar DH55 chromosome 2, Cs, whole genome shotgun sequence includes the following:
- the LOC109124682 gene encoding mitogen-activated protein kinase 4-like codes for the protein MSAESCFGSSGDQSSKGVPTHGGSYVQYNVYGNLFEVSRKYVPPLRPIGRGAYGIVCAAINSETGEEVAIKKIGNAFDNIIDAKRTLREIKLLKHMDHENVIAVKDIIRPPRRENFNDVYIVYELMDTDLHQIIRSNQPLTDDHCRFFLYQLLRGLKYVHSANVLHRDLKPSNLLLNANCDLKLGDFGLARTKSETDFMTEYVVTRWYRAPELLLNCSEYTAAIDIWSVGCILGETMTREPLFPGKDYVHQLRLITELIGSPDDSSLGFLRSDNARRYVRQLPQYPRQNFAARFPNMSAGAVDLLEKMLVFDPSRRITVDEALCHPYLAPLHDINEEPVCVRPFNFDFEQPSLSEENIKELIYRETVKFNPQEYSQ